The following are encoded together in the Simkaniaceae bacterium genome:
- a CDS encoding DMT family transporter, with the protein MEKKGSFSLGVLLTLTSGIGYSLTALMAKFAEDSLHVPSLIFWRYFIGFLICLTWMTLIGHFRRDIHFRNLKLHFLRAFFVLGAQYGFLYYLKSNTLLNALVLINTGPLFIPMIEKLILKNRVGRSSWIGVIVSFIGVILVLQPNREIFSLMSLVGLSSGLCQGASQVVFGINSQTEKSDIGILYLFFLCSVFSLIPYLFSEATFHDTEQVRMGNLSLLLLGIGLFSVVNQLFRAQAYKTSTPSRLSPFLYSSVLLAAFYDWAIFHTVPNLLTSIGTFLVISGGIAKIYLRHKALKKLIPK; encoded by the coding sequence ATGGAAAAAAAAGGTTCCTTTTCACTCGGCGTTCTCTTGACCCTGACCTCGGGAATTGGGTATTCATTGACGGCTCTCATGGCCAAGTTTGCAGAAGACTCACTTCACGTCCCGAGCCTGATTTTTTGGCGCTATTTCATCGGATTTTTGATCTGCCTGACTTGGATGACACTGATTGGCCACTTTAGAAGAGATATTCATTTCAGAAACCTTAAACTTCACTTTTTAAGGGCTTTCTTTGTCTTGGGGGCTCAATATGGATTTCTCTATTATTTAAAGAGCAATACCCTCTTAAATGCTCTTGTTTTGATCAATACGGGCCCCCTTTTTATTCCCATGATTGAAAAACTGATCTTAAAGAATCGTGTAGGGCGCTCTTCTTGGATCGGTGTGATCGTTTCATTTATTGGTGTCATCCTAGTTTTACAGCCCAATCGCGAGATTTTTTCTCTCATGAGTTTAGTCGGTCTTTCATCGGGACTGTGCCAAGGCGCATCCCAAGTTGTCTTTGGAATCAACTCCCAAACGGAAAAATCGGATATCGGTATTCTCTACTTATTTTTCCTCTGCAGCGTCTTTAGCCTTATTCCTTACCTCTTTTCCGAAGCGACATTTCACGATACCGAGCAGGTCAGAATGGGAAACCTCAGCCTCTTATTACTTGGCATTGGCCTATTTTCCGTTGTGAATCAACTTTTTAGAGCGCAAGCATATAAAACAAGTACGCCATCAAGACTCTCTCCCTTTCTTTATTCGAGCGTTTTGCTTGCAGCCTTTTATGATTGGGCGATCTTTCATACGGTCCCCAATCTATTGACAAGCATTGGGACTTTTCTTGTTATTTCAGGTGGAATTGCAAAAATCTACTTAAGGCATAAAGCTTTGAAAAAACTTATCCCCAAGTGA